From Amycolatopsis sp. cg9, one genomic window encodes:
- a CDS encoding ESX secretion-associated protein EspG, with amino-acid sequence MMQEFFSPLAFDFLWESAQVGELPYPLLVRSHGATEDERVSLRHRVDVELKARGVRDQRGRPAPPIEDALHLLAFAPLTIDALHIPQFEAPTIGVLAAADDTKGVLAVQDADGIWLRDVPPDALVSAVVDVLPAGPRGSEASVTLPLDDALRTAPIRVPVSLPSGPGEEEDKRRGKARRTPLSERVTVDPREAYGRLAGQPRQRGGQLAANSRSQVGAKQRSRVLAWFDTATGRYLSVSRAGTDGREWVTVAPADPATLRTRLGEMVSSVSDETR; translated from the coding sequence ATGATGCAAGAGTTCTTCTCGCCACTGGCGTTCGACTTCCTCTGGGAGTCGGCGCAGGTCGGGGAGCTGCCGTACCCGCTGCTCGTCCGGTCGCACGGCGCGACCGAGGACGAGCGCGTTTCGCTGCGCCACCGCGTCGACGTCGAGCTGAAGGCGCGCGGCGTCCGCGATCAGCGCGGCAGGCCGGCGCCCCCGATCGAAGACGCGCTGCACCTGCTGGCCTTCGCCCCGCTGACCATCGACGCGCTGCACATCCCGCAGTTCGAGGCGCCGACCATCGGCGTGCTCGCGGCGGCCGACGACACCAAGGGCGTGCTCGCGGTGCAGGACGCCGACGGCATCTGGCTGCGGGACGTCCCACCGGACGCGCTGGTCTCCGCGGTCGTCGACGTGCTGCCCGCCGGGCCGCGCGGCAGCGAGGCGTCGGTCACACTCCCGCTGGACGACGCCCTGCGCACGGCGCCGATCCGGGTGCCCGTGTCGCTGCCGTCGGGGCCGGGTGAGGAAGAAGACAAGCGCCGGGGCAAGGCGCGCCGGACCCCGCTGAGCGAGCGCGTCACGGTCGATCCGCGGGAGGCCTACGGGCGGCTCGCGGGGCAGCCGCGGCAGCGCGGCGGTCAGCTGGCAGCGAACAGCCGGTCGCAGGTCGGGGCCAAGCAGCGATCCCGCGTCCTGGCCTGGTTCGACACCGCCACCGGCCGCTACCTGAGCGTCTCCCGCGCAGGTACGGACGGTCGTGAGTGGGTCACGGTGGCCCCGGCCGACCCGGCGACGTTGCGGACGCGGCTGGGCGAGATGGTGAGCAGTGTGTCGGACGAAACGCGATAG
- a CDS encoding ESX secretion-associated protein EspG translates to MPNAELLTPAEVDFLWESAGLGELPYPLRVRSHGETVDEREALRRRTLEGLVARGLADGRGRPEPHVEDYFGVLAGAELSLDAVQLIAPEAEPLLAIAGVLGGQGLLAVQDRRGLHLNPCPADGLASAIVSLLPGAPRGTEKSITVPLEQLVGAHGVDFLQRRGNGDERSSADEDRKALARLHAQPRLRGGQIAANARSRVGGRTRTPVLSWFDTETGRYFTQATQGRDGRDWITIAPADAATLRHRLGEMLATAASSTAPV, encoded by the coding sequence ATGCCGAACGCTGAGCTGCTCACCCCGGCCGAGGTGGACTTCCTGTGGGAGTCCGCCGGGCTGGGCGAGCTGCCGTACCCACTGCGCGTCCGCTCGCACGGCGAAACCGTGGACGAGCGGGAAGCGCTGCGCCGCCGCACGTTGGAGGGCCTCGTCGCGCGCGGGCTCGCCGACGGCCGCGGGCGGCCCGAACCGCACGTCGAGGACTACTTCGGCGTGCTCGCGGGCGCCGAGCTGAGCCTGGACGCCGTCCAGCTGATCGCCCCGGAGGCCGAGCCGCTGCTCGCGATCGCCGGCGTACTGGGCGGCCAGGGGCTCTTGGCCGTGCAGGACCGCCGCGGCCTGCACCTGAATCCGTGTCCGGCGGACGGGCTGGCCAGCGCGATCGTCTCGCTGCTGCCGGGCGCCCCGCGCGGCACCGAAAAGTCGATCACGGTCCCGCTGGAGCAGCTGGTCGGCGCGCACGGCGTCGATTTCCTGCAGCGGCGGGGCAACGGCGACGAGCGTTCGTCGGCGGACGAGGACCGCAAGGCGCTGGCCCGGCTGCACGCCCAGCCGCGCCTGCGGGGCGGCCAGATCGCGGCCAACGCCCGCTCCCGGGTGGGCGGCCGGACCAGGACCCCGGTGCTGAGCTGGTTCGACACCGAGACGGGCCGCTACTTCACCCAGGCGACGCAGGGCCGCGACGGCCGCGACTGGATCACGATCGCCCCGGCGGACGCGGCGACGCTGCGCCACCGCCTCGGCGAGATGCTGGCGACGGCGGCGAGCTCGACCGCGCCGGTCTGA